A stretch of the Xiphias gladius isolate SHS-SW01 ecotype Sanya breed wild chromosome 19, ASM1685928v1, whole genome shotgun sequence genome encodes the following:
- the ndufaf2 gene encoding NADH dehydrogenase [ubiquinone] 1 alpha subcomplex assembly factor 2: MSRFAGVLRRTFGIVRDHVGTDHLGNKYYFIPEQKTWTGRLVRAKRMVVAANPTEYEYIEGSIPMEWDAWIRGRRKEPPSVEELLKNESYREQIKMKAKEVEEKDLALQAKEYEEGLVATPARTVAKGHAAATSFGKPEFTEDPTSTANTFQPGSWMPTSKKDH; encoded by the exons ATGAGCAGGTTCGCCGGAGTTCTACGGCGGACGTTTGGGATAGTACGCGACCACGTCGGGACAGATCATTTGGGGAATAAATATTACTTTATCCCAGAACAGAAGACATGGACGG GAAGACTCGTTCGTGCCAAGCGGATGGTAGTAGCAGCCAATCCTACAGAATATGAATATATAGAAGGCAGCATACCGATGGAGTGGGACG cttggATCCGAGGCAGACGGAAGGAGCCCCCCTCCGTTGAG GAGCTGCTGAAGAATGAGTCTTACAGGGAGCAGATCAAGATGAAGgccaaggaggtggaggagaaagatCTGGCCCTACAGGCTAAGGAGTATGAGGAAGGTCTGGTGGCGACTCCTGCAAGGACTGTGGCCAAGGGCCATGCAGCCGCCACCAGCTTCGGCAAGCCGGAGTTCACTGAGGACCCCACCAGCACTGCAAACACATTCCAGCCTGGCTCCTGGATGCCCACTTCCAAGAAGGACCACTGA
- the smim15 gene encoding small integral membrane protein 15, with the protein MIDVRAWAEYVVEWAAKDPYGFLTTVILALTPLFIASALLSWKLAKMIEARDREQKKKQKRQENIAKAKRTKKD; encoded by the coding sequence ATGATTGACGTTCGGGCGTGGGCAGAGTATGTTGTGGAGTGGGCTGCCAAGGACCCCTATGGTTTCCTCACCACTGTCATACTGGCTCTCACACCTCTTTTCATTGCCAGTGCACTGCTGTCCTGGAAACTAGCCAAGATGATTGAGGCACGTGACCgggaacagaagaaaaagcagaaacgTCAGGAAAACATAGCCAAGGCAAAGAGGACCAAGAAAGACTGA